From the Streptomyces nigrescens genome, one window contains:
- a CDS encoding GmrSD restriction endonuclease domain-containing protein, protein MHAQETTFSKIVQGEKQFQIPLYQRTYSWQREELRQLWDDVLELVEDHLDGRQPAAHFVGSVVLAPGRITAGGIQRWLVVDGQQRLTTLMLAFTALRDRHRERGADKKAARIHDLLLVNSYRDGEDRYRLLPTQADRDAFTACVESSPKAGGPGNVGAAYRFFFGALTEGEENGGEAWTDAVETVLGGLLSIVEITAAEGDNVYRIFESINNTGVGLSQSDLLRNYLFMCLPNRGESVYRHLWLPMQELLGPENLELLVWLDLVVAGNSRAKQSEIYRDQKKRLEPLSGDEDALQAEIGQLAQRAERLMRILEPARETDEELRAVLERLSRWGGQTHYPLALGLLDLVDTGRTTAREAADALAYAESYMVRRLITGLSTTGSNRVFMELPKELEKGGSPAEAVRRFLSRNKTGARVWPGDEAVREAIRTRPFYKAGRSTQRFQVLRRLEESYCPTEPVDYDKAHLTVEHVLPQRPAQQWFDLLAEEAEDGQSADELHGLLVHTLGNLTLSADNARLSNHPFRRKQQILDSSALRMNQQIAAQQRWGRAEILTRAAELAEKAVQLWPGPIEGMVHADDEWPGWRELRTALLAMPAGTWTSYGDLAALIGTAAISVAGHVASKPGLHCSYRVMTSDGRIAEGFRWADDQHTGDPQVLLEAEGVPFDDKRRADRAHRLTTADLAALVGKDGSEEAPPAARADDEPQAATRFETLLRDNQTPETVEGVLTALRFWERQGGHRAYGRASETSCSPLITVGNAPGAPALWPIAIYPVTGTVEVVFQHLKRRPPFDDEPLRRELMTRLNDIDGIDLAEAKLDLRPSFPVEVFAEKGDDISAVLEWFLHTVVLATAHRTPDGDVPAART, encoded by the coding sequence GTGCACGCGCAGGAGACCACGTTCAGCAAAATCGTCCAGGGTGAGAAGCAGTTCCAGATTCCGCTGTATCAGCGCACTTACAGCTGGCAACGAGAAGAGCTGCGGCAACTGTGGGACGACGTACTGGAATTGGTCGAAGACCATCTGGACGGCAGGCAGCCGGCCGCGCATTTCGTGGGATCGGTGGTCCTTGCGCCGGGCCGGATCACTGCGGGTGGCATACAGCGCTGGCTCGTGGTCGACGGCCAGCAGCGGCTCACCACGCTCATGCTCGCCTTCACCGCCCTGCGCGACCGGCACCGGGAGCGCGGCGCCGACAAGAAGGCCGCGCGCATCCATGACCTCCTGCTGGTCAACAGCTACCGGGACGGGGAGGACCGCTACCGGCTGCTGCCGACCCAGGCGGACCGCGACGCATTCACCGCCTGCGTCGAGTCCTCACCGAAAGCGGGCGGCCCCGGCAATGTGGGTGCCGCCTACCGGTTCTTCTTCGGAGCCCTGACCGAGGGCGAGGAGAACGGAGGCGAGGCGTGGACGGACGCGGTGGAGACGGTGTTGGGCGGCCTGCTGTCGATCGTCGAGATCACCGCGGCCGAGGGCGACAACGTCTACCGGATCTTCGAATCGATCAACAACACCGGTGTGGGCCTCAGCCAGAGCGATCTGCTGCGCAACTACCTCTTCATGTGCCTACCGAACCGGGGCGAATCGGTCTACCGGCATCTCTGGCTGCCCATGCAGGAACTCCTCGGCCCGGAGAACCTGGAGCTGTTGGTCTGGCTCGACCTCGTCGTCGCCGGGAACAGCAGGGCCAAGCAGAGCGAGATCTACCGAGACCAGAAGAAGCGCCTGGAGCCGCTCAGCGGTGACGAGGACGCGCTCCAGGCCGAGATCGGTCAGCTGGCACAGCGGGCGGAGCGGCTCATGCGCATCCTCGAACCGGCGCGTGAGACCGATGAGGAACTGCGGGCGGTCCTGGAGCGGCTGTCCCGCTGGGGCGGCCAGACGCACTACCCGCTCGCACTCGGTCTTCTCGACCTGGTCGACACCGGCCGGACCACGGCGCGCGAGGCGGCCGATGCCCTGGCGTACGCGGAGAGTTATATGGTCCGGCGCCTGATCACCGGACTGTCGACCACCGGCAGCAACCGGGTCTTCATGGAGCTCCCCAAGGAACTGGAAAAGGGCGGTTCACCGGCTGAAGCCGTACGCCGGTTCCTGTCCAGGAACAAGACGGGAGCCCGTGTCTGGCCCGGCGACGAAGCTGTCCGCGAAGCGATCCGCACCCGGCCCTTCTACAAGGCGGGCCGGAGCACTCAGCGTTTCCAGGTACTGCGCCGGCTGGAAGAGAGCTACTGCCCCACCGAGCCCGTCGACTACGACAAGGCGCACCTCACGGTGGAGCACGTCCTGCCGCAGCGCCCGGCACAGCAGTGGTTCGACCTGCTCGCCGAGGAGGCCGAGGACGGCCAGAGCGCGGACGAGCTCCACGGCCTGCTGGTGCACACCCTGGGCAACCTCACCCTCTCCGCGGACAACGCCCGGCTGTCCAACCACCCCTTCCGCCGCAAGCAGCAGATCCTCGACTCCAGCGCCCTGCGCATGAACCAGCAGATCGCGGCACAGCAGCGCTGGGGCCGGGCGGAAATCCTCACTCGGGCCGCCGAGCTCGCCGAGAAGGCCGTGCAGTTGTGGCCCGGCCCCATCGAGGGCATGGTCCACGCGGATGACGAATGGCCGGGCTGGCGTGAACTGCGTACCGCCCTGCTCGCCATGCCGGCCGGGACATGGACGTCGTACGGCGATCTGGCCGCGCTCATCGGCACCGCCGCCATCTCGGTCGCCGGCCATGTCGCGTCCAAGCCCGGTCTGCACTGCTCCTACCGCGTCATGACCTCGGACGGCCGCATCGCGGAGGGCTTTCGCTGGGCCGACGACCAGCACACGGGCGACCCGCAGGTGTTGCTGGAGGCGGAAGGGGTGCCCTTCGACGACAAGCGCCGGGCCGATCGCGCCCACCGCCTGACCACCGCCGACCTGGCGGCTCTGGTGGGAAAGGACGGCTCCGAGGAGGCGCCACCGGCAGCCCGCGCGGACGACGAGCCGCAGGCAGCGACCCGCTTCGAGACGCTGCTGCGCGACAATCAGACCCCGGAGACGGTCGAAGGGGTCCTGACCGCCCTCCGGTTCTGGGAACGTCAGGGCGGCCACCGCGCATACGGCAGGGCCAGCGAGACCAGCTGCTCCCCTCTGATCACCGTGGGCAACGCACCCGGGGCACCGGCCCTGTGGCCGATCGCGATCTACCCCGTGACCGGAACCGTCGAGGTGGTCTTCCAGCATCTGAAGCGCCGCCCGCCGTTCGACGACGAGCCCCTGCGCCGCGAGCTGATGACGCGGCTGAACGACATCGACGGCATCGACCTGGCCGAAGCGAAACTCGACCTGCGCCCGTCCTTCCCGGTCGAGGTCTTCGCCGAGAAGGGGGACGACATCTCCGCGGTACTGGAATGGTTCCTCCACACCGTGGTGCTCGCGACCGCGCACCGAACGCCCGACGGCGACGTTCCCGCCGCCCGCACGTGA
- a CDS encoding cytochrome P450: protein MTTLRSRIIAWAGRMYLARTQKKGFDLSRMSFLPESVLMPLRRDGLNPVGDLAAVREREPVSKLPVPIAANVWLVTGYDEVKAVLGKANAFSSDFTNLVGKAGAGAEQNPGGLGFADPPVHTRLRRLLTPEFTMRRLGRLTPRIHEIVEERLDAMEKAGKDGDPVDIVHSFALPIPSLVICELLGVPYEDRADFERLSAARFDLFSGANASFGAISESLSYFRDIVKKQRENPGDGLLGMIVKEHGDSVSDEELAGLADGVLTGGFETTASMLALGALVLLQDPKHFAALHDGDDVVDSYVEELLRYLTVVQVAFPRFAREDLEIGGVQIASGDVVLCSLSGADRDGKLGPEMEQFDPTRNVPSHLAFGYGIHRCVGAELARMELRAAYPALVRRFPNMRLAANPEDLEFRKLSIVYGIESLPVRLNG, encoded by the coding sequence ATGACGACTCTCCGTTCCCGGATCATCGCCTGGGCCGGCCGTATGTATCTGGCGAGAACACAGAAGAAAGGCTTCGACCTGTCTCGAATGTCTTTCTTGCCCGAGTCCGTCCTGATGCCATTGCGGCGCGACGGCCTCAACCCTGTGGGCGATTTGGCGGCCGTCCGGGAGCGGGAGCCCGTCAGCAAGCTTCCCGTGCCGATAGCTGCCAACGTCTGGCTGGTCACCGGCTACGACGAGGTCAAGGCGGTGCTGGGAAAGGCCAATGCCTTCAGCTCGGACTTCACCAACCTCGTCGGCAAGGCCGGCGCCGGTGCCGAACAGAATCCCGGCGGACTCGGATTCGCCGACCCGCCCGTGCACACCCGTCTCCGCCGGCTCCTGACCCCCGAATTCACCATGCGGCGCCTCGGGCGGCTCACGCCCCGCATCCATGAGATCGTCGAGGAACGCCTCGACGCGATGGAAAAGGCGGGCAAAGACGGTGACCCGGTGGACATCGTCCACTCATTCGCCCTCCCCATCCCCTCCCTCGTCATTTGCGAACTCCTCGGCGTCCCCTACGAGGACCGCGCCGACTTCGAACGACTCAGCGCCGCCCGCTTCGACCTTTTCAGCGGAGCAAACGCCTCCTTCGGCGCCATATCCGAATCGCTTTCCTATTTCCGGGACATCGTCAAGAAGCAGCGCGAAAACCCGGGCGACGGCCTGCTCGGCATGATCGTGAAGGAACACGGCGACTCGGTCAGCGACGAAGAACTGGCAGGTCTCGCCGACGGTGTCCTCACCGGCGGCTTCGAGACCACCGCCAGCATGCTGGCGCTCGGCGCCCTGGTTCTCCTCCAGGACCCGAAGCACTTCGCGGCCCTTCACGACGGCGATGACGTCGTCGACAGCTACGTCGAGGAACTCCTCCGTTACTTGACCGTCGTACAGGTGGCCTTCCCGCGCTTCGCCCGCGAGGACCTGGAAATCGGCGGCGTCCAGATCGCCTCCGGAGATGTGGTGCTGTGCTCACTGAGCGGTGCGGACCGGGACGGCAAACTGGGCCCGGAAATGGAACAGTTCGACCCCACCCGCAATGTCCCCTCCCATCTCGCCTTCGGCTACGGAATTCACCGCTGCGTAGGCGCGGAACTGGCCCGCATGGAACTCCGCGCCGCCTACCCCGCTTTGGTGCGCCGCTTCCCGAACATGCGCCTCGCCGCCAATCCGGAGGACCTGGAATTCCGCAAGCTCTCCATCGTCTACGGAATCGAATCCCTGCCGGTACGCCTGAACGGCTGA
- a CDS encoding penicillin-binding transpeptidase domain-containing protein, whose protein sequence is MIRCIRHTAAFSFLLLVALLVNAARVQVVETESYGANPANRRGPIARYEQPRGAVLVAGRPVTGSRDSGGRLRYERTYTEGSLYAPVTGYSSQIYGTSLLESAEDGVLAGFDDRLATFPWWDQLTRTHRPGGSVHTTVNPRMQRAAFDGLGGKKGAVAAIEPRTGRVLALVSTPSYDPGELSGNDAAVSAAWHRLNRAGPRPMLNRALQQTYPPGSTFKVVTAAAALESGKVTDIEAPTDSPDPYPLPGTATLLGNDAEGCEDAPLKDAFRASCNSVFARLGARIGLRDMAAMARRFGFNDPRLRIPSPVAPSNFDTRMDASQVALSAIGQYDTAATPLQMAMVSATVANGGRLAPPSLVDKVTDARGVMIAAGPPRPTRQVMGPVTAQQLQEMMIDVVAHGSGRRAAIKGVTVGGKTGTAQHGVRNEGTPYAWFISWARAKDSYEPAVAVAVVVEDAAADRADISGGGSAAPIARAVMAEAVR, encoded by the coding sequence TTGATCCGCTGTATTCGGCACACCGCGGCGTTCTCCTTCCTTCTCCTCGTTGCGCTGCTGGTCAACGCCGCGCGGGTGCAGGTCGTCGAGACGGAGAGCTACGGCGCCAACCCGGCCAACCGCCGGGGGCCGATCGCCCGTTACGAGCAGCCGCGCGGCGCCGTGCTCGTCGCGGGCCGGCCGGTCACCGGTTCCCGGGACAGCGGCGGGCGGCTGCGCTACGAGCGCACGTACACCGAGGGATCGCTCTATGCGCCGGTCACCGGCTACTCCTCGCAGATCTACGGCACCTCGCTGCTGGAGAGCGCCGAGGACGGCGTCCTCGCCGGCTTCGACGACCGGCTCGCCACCTTCCCCTGGTGGGACCAGCTGACCCGCACCCACCGTCCGGGCGGCAGCGTCCACACCACCGTCAACCCCCGGATGCAGCGCGCCGCGTTCGACGGGCTGGGGGGCAAGAAGGGCGCGGTGGCCGCGATCGAGCCGCGTACGGGGAGGGTCCTGGCGCTGGTGAGCACGCCCTCGTACGACCCGGGTGAGCTGTCCGGCAACGACGCCGCGGTCAGCGCGGCCTGGCACCGGCTGAACCGTGCCGGGCCGCGGCCGATGCTCAACCGGGCGCTGCAGCAGACCTACCCGCCCGGCTCCACCTTCAAGGTCGTCACCGCGGCGGCCGCGCTGGAGAGCGGCAAGGTCACCGATATCGAGGCCCCTACGGACTCGCCCGATCCCTACCCCCTGCCCGGCACCGCCACCCTGCTCGGCAATGACGCGGAGGGCTGCGAGGACGCCCCGCTCAAGGACGCCTTCCGGGCCTCCTGCAACTCCGTCTTCGCGCGGCTGGGTGCCCGGATCGGGCTGCGGGACATGGCCGCCATGGCCCGGCGGTTCGGCTTCAACGACCCTCGGCTGCGCATCCCCTCGCCGGTCGCGCCGAGCAACTTCGATACCCGGATGGATGCCTCCCAGGTCGCGCTGTCCGCCATCGGGCAGTACGACACCGCCGCCACGCCGCTCCAGATGGCGATGGTCTCGGCGACGGTCGCCAACGGGGGCCGGCTGGCGCCGCCGTCGCTCGTCGACAAGGTGACCGATGCCAGGGGTGTCATGATCGCGGCCGGTCCGCCCCGTCCCACGCGCCAGGTGATGGGGCCGGTCACCGCGCAGCAGCTGCAGGAGATGATGATCGACGTCGTCGCGCACGGCAGCGGCAGACGGGCCGCCATCAAGGGCGTCACGGTCGGCGGCAAGACCGGCACCGCGCAGCACGGTGTGCGCAACGAGGGGACGCCGTACGCCTGGTTCATCTCCTGGGCGAGGGCGAAGGACAGCTATGAGCCGGCCGTGGCGGTGGCCGTGGTGGTCGAGGACGCGGCCGCCGACCGTGCGGACATCAGCGGCGGGGGGAGCGCGGCGCCGATCGCGCGGGCGGTGATGGCGGAGGCGGTGCGCTGA
- a CDS encoding HD domain-containing protein, which yields MADAIPPMEPAPPPLLSLAEVEALARRVHSGQTDKAGRPYAEHLAAVASGVRERGGSDEQIAAAWLHDAVEDGALSEEWLAGAALSGAVKAMVLAVTKRADEPVEAYTARILATPGALLVKESDLAHNADPDRLAVLDAPTRERLTAKYARVRALLGLSEP from the coding sequence ATGGCTGACGCGATCCCGCCCATGGAACCCGCCCCGCCCCCGCTGCTGTCCCTGGCCGAAGTGGAGGCGCTGGCCCGGCGCGTGCACTCGGGGCAGACCGACAAGGCGGGCCGCCCGTATGCCGAGCATCTGGCGGCGGTCGCGTCGGGCGTGCGCGAACGGGGCGGCAGTGACGAGCAGATCGCCGCGGCCTGGCTGCACGACGCGGTCGAGGACGGGGCGCTGAGCGAGGAGTGGCTGGCAGGTGCGGCGCTGAGCGGGGCGGTCAAGGCGATGGTCCTGGCCGTCACCAAGCGGGCGGACGAACCGGTCGAGGCGTACACCGCACGCATTCTGGCCACGCCGGGGGCGCTGTTGGTCAAGGAGTCCGATCTCGCGCACAACGCCGATCCGGACCGGCTGGCCGTACTGGACGCGCCGACGCGGGAGCGGCTGACGGCGAAGTACGCCCGGGTGCGGGCGCTGTTGGGACTGTCCGAGCCGTAA
- a CDS encoding ABC transporter ATP-binding protein — MIAALEGVGVRRYTTGQVILDAIDWTVRSGEHWALLGANGAGKTTLLRLVGALMFPTVGTVEVLGHRLGSVDVRELRAVIGLVSGAQKVPQDATGHTVVLTGATGTVQPLWRKYDEATRERAHELLTELDCKELADRPFGVCSGGQRARILIARALMAEPRLLLLDEPFNALDLPSREDLIDALHRLAVGRPELATVTVTHHLEELSPAIGNALLLRDGRVQASGPVDEVLTGERMTACFGRPIEVSRHEGLWLARSGKR; from the coding sequence GTGATCGCCGCCCTGGAGGGTGTCGGCGTCCGCCGCTACACCACCGGGCAGGTCATCCTCGACGCGATCGACTGGACCGTACGGTCCGGTGAGCACTGGGCGCTGCTCGGCGCTAACGGCGCCGGCAAGACCACCCTGCTGCGTCTCGTCGGCGCGCTGATGTTCCCCACCGTCGGCACCGTCGAGGTGCTCGGCCACCGCCTCGGCTCGGTGGACGTCCGCGAGCTGCGCGCCGTCATCGGGCTGGTCTCCGGCGCGCAAAAGGTGCCGCAGGACGCGACGGGGCACACGGTCGTGCTGACCGGCGCGACCGGCACCGTCCAGCCGCTGTGGCGCAAGTACGACGAGGCCACCCGTGAGCGCGCCCACGAGCTGCTCACCGAGCTGGACTGCAAGGAGCTGGCGGACCGCCCGTTCGGGGTGTGCTCGGGCGGCCAGCGGGCCAGGATCCTGATCGCCCGGGCGCTGATGGCCGAACCCCGGCTGCTGCTGCTCGACGAGCCGTTCAACGCCCTCGACCTGCCGTCCCGCGAGGATCTGATCGATGCGCTGCACCGACTGGCCGTGGGGCGCCCGGAGTTGGCGACCGTGACGGTCACCCATCACCTGGAGGAGCTGTCCCCCGCCATCGGCAACGCCCTGCTGCTGCGCGACGGCCGGGTGCAGGCATCCGGCCCGGTGGACGAGGTGCTGACCGGTGAGCGGATGACGGCCTGCTTCGGCCGTCCTATCGAGGTGTCCCGACACGAGGGGCTCTGGCTGGCGCGGTCGGGCAAACGCTGA
- a CDS encoding MarR family transcriptional regulator, with the protein MARQQAAEEPAGEPGEEPAEESGEQLAEEPAGMDLVHLLREVTLRLDLAGARFAGRNGLHPTDLRALISLLDAARAGDESTPGRLGDRLGLNSAGTTALIDRLERLGLVRRVRDTRDRRRVLLEVDDRALALGQSFFGPLIDRTLALLATFEAGEQAAVRRFLSGVRDEVREEGA; encoded by the coding sequence ATGGCGCGGCAGCAAGCGGCGGAGGAACCGGCGGGGGAACCGGGGGAGGAACCGGCGGAGGAATCGGGGGAGCAACTGGCGGAGGAACCGGCGGGGATGGACCTGGTTCATCTGCTGCGGGAGGTGACCCTGCGACTCGATCTCGCGGGAGCGCGGTTCGCCGGACGCAACGGCCTGCACCCCACCGATCTCCGGGCCCTGATCAGCCTGCTGGACGCGGCGCGGGCCGGCGACGAGTCGACCCCCGGCCGGCTCGGCGACCGGCTGGGCCTGAACTCCGCCGGCACCACGGCGCTCATCGACCGCCTGGAGCGGCTCGGTCTGGTCCGCCGGGTCCGCGACACCCGCGACCGGCGCCGCGTCCTGCTGGAGGTCGACGACCGTGCGCTCGCCCTGGGGCAGTCGTTCTTCGGCCCGCTGATCGACCGCACCCTCGCCCTGCTCGCCACCTTCGAGGCCGGCGAACAGGCGGCGGTCCGGCGGTTCCTGAGCGGGGTGCGGGACGAGGTGAGGGAGGAAGGGGCGTAG
- a CDS encoding alpha/beta fold hydrolase gives MTADTPAHTPTAAFREAYEQAMALWPVPVERLDLPSEFGSTRVNVCGPADGPPLVLLHGGGTTSAVWYALAATLARTHRVHAVDQMGGPGLSAHTGRALRRPEDLLDWLDGVFSGLGLASAALLGHSYGGWLALSYAVHTAGGGSAPGARGRVNRLVLLDPTQCFAGFRPSYLLRALPLFVRPGERSTRRFLEWETRGAPPAPALVRLMGRGAVEFRAAKVVTGPRPDAARAGAAVPTLLLLAGDSRTHDPRRVAARAERTLAGVRIATLAGTTHHSLPYADADELGRQVLGFLPTQLPGGTP, from the coding sequence ATGACAGCAGACACCCCTGCGCACACCCCCACCGCGGCCTTTCGCGAGGCCTACGAGCAGGCCATGGCGCTGTGGCCGGTCCCGGTGGAACGGCTCGATCTGCCGTCGGAGTTCGGCAGCACCCGGGTCAATGTCTGCGGCCCGGCCGACGGCCCGCCGCTGGTGCTGCTGCACGGCGGCGGCACCACCTCGGCCGTCTGGTACGCCCTCGCCGCCACGCTCGCCCGTACGCACCGGGTCCACGCCGTGGACCAGATGGGCGGGCCGGGGCTCAGCGCGCACACCGGGCGGGCGCTGCGGCGGCCGGAGGATCTGCTCGACTGGCTCGACGGCGTGTTCAGCGGGCTGGGGCTGGCGTCGGCCGCGCTGCTCGGGCACTCGTACGGCGGCTGGCTCGCGCTGAGTTATGCCGTCCACACCGCCGGCGGGGGTTCCGCCCCAGGAGCCCGGGGGCGGGTGAACCGGCTGGTGCTGCTCGATCCGACCCAGTGCTTCGCGGGTTTCCGGCCGTCGTATCTGCTGCGGGCGCTGCCGCTGTTCGTACGGCCCGGGGAGCGGAGCACCCGGCGGTTCCTGGAGTGGGAGACCCGGGGTGCGCCGCCGGCGCCCGCGCTGGTGCGGCTGATGGGCCGGGGCGCCGTCGAGTTCCGGGCCGCGAAGGTGGTCACCGGGCCGCGACCGGACGCCGCGCGGGCCGGAGCGGCCGTGCCGACCCTGCTGCTCCTGGCCGGGGACAGCCGGACGCACGATCCGCGCCGGGTCGCGGCGCGGGCCGAACGGACGCTGGCGGGCGTACGGATCGCGACCCTCGCGGGGACCACGCACCACTCCCTGCCGTACGCCGACGCCGACGAGCTCGGCCGCCAGGTGCTCGGCTTTCTGCCCACCCAGCTTCCCGGCGGGACGCCCTGA
- a CDS encoding ferritin-like domain-containing protein, which produces MSTRDLYVQDPGDPVWKVPASGAARFSWDYDDGRERLLALYQKGKDKQWDANLRIDWDLEVDPQDPLGTPDESMSLYGTKYWDKMTEKDRGELRQHYTSWQFSQFLHGEQGAMVCAARIVESVPDLDAKFYSATQTMDEARHAEIYSRFLQEKIGMLYPVNDNLQALLSDTLKDSRWDMPYLGMQVLIEGLALAAFGMIRDTTTKPLPKQILAYVMQDEARHVAFGRMALRDYYKQLTDAELREREEFVIEGCYLMRDRLRGLEVLENFGIPHDEAAEFTERSEFLHLFRKLLFSRIVPCVKDIGLWGERLQRAYVDMGVFEMGDSNLDLLMAQDEELAEKLDAERFAAEEEARTAEVAAAIAEGAEG; this is translated from the coding sequence GTGTCGACCCGAGATCTCTACGTACAGGACCCAGGCGACCCCGTGTGGAAGGTGCCCGCCTCCGGCGCGGCCCGCTTCAGCTGGGACTACGACGACGGCCGCGAACGGCTGCTCGCGCTCTACCAGAAGGGCAAGGACAAGCAGTGGGACGCCAATCTGCGGATCGACTGGGATCTGGAGGTCGACCCCCAGGATCCGCTCGGCACCCCGGATGAGTCCATGTCCCTGTACGGCACCAAGTACTGGGACAAAATGACCGAGAAGGACCGGGGCGAGCTGCGTCAGCACTACACCTCCTGGCAGTTCAGCCAGTTTCTGCACGGTGAGCAGGGCGCGATGGTGTGCGCGGCGCGGATCGTGGAATCCGTGCCGGATCTCGACGCGAAGTTCTACTCCGCCACCCAGACCATGGACGAGGCGCGGCACGCCGAGATATACAGCCGTTTCCTCCAGGAAAAGATCGGGATGCTCTACCCGGTCAACGACAATCTCCAGGCGCTGCTGTCCGACACCCTCAAGGATTCCCGCTGGGACATGCCGTATCTCGGTATGCAGGTCCTGATCGAGGGCCTGGCGCTGGCCGCCTTCGGCATGATCCGCGACACCACCACCAAGCCGCTCCCCAAGCAGATCCTCGCGTATGTCATGCAGGACGAGGCGCGCCACGTCGCCTTCGGACGCATGGCGCTGCGCGACTACTACAAGCAGCTCACCGATGCCGAACTCCGCGAACGCGAGGAATTCGTCATCGAGGGCTGCTATTTGATGCGCGACCGGCTGCGCGGTCTGGAAGTCCTGGAGAACTTCGGCATTCCGCATGACGAGGCCGCCGAATTCACCGAGCGCTCCGAATTCCTGCATCTCTTCCGCAAGCTGCTGTTCAGCCGCATCGTGCCGTGTGTGAAGGACATCGGCCTGTGGGGCGAACGCCTTCAGCGGGCCTATGTGGACATGGGCGTCTTCGAGATGGGCGACTCCAACCTCGATCTGCTGATGGCCCAGGACGAGGAACTCGCCGAGAAGCTGGACGCGGAGCGCTTCGCGGCCGAGGAGGAGGCCCGTACGGCGGAGGTCGCGGCGGCCATCGCGGAGGGGGCCGAGGGCTGA
- a CDS encoding AurF N-oxygenase family protein codes for MTSAPTAMTETDTDVLRDALGLLKDREQVAERLLDSSAKHSFDPDTELDWDAPLEEGKWFWPPELVSLYDTPLWRKMSLEQQQDLSRHEAASLASLGIWFEIILMQLLVRHIYDKPVTSAHVRYALTEIADECRHSKMFARMIQKGGAPAYPVSRLNHNLARILKTVSTTPGSFACTLLGEEILDWMQRLTFPDERVQTIVRGVTRIHVVEEARHVRYAREELRRQMVTAPRWERELTRISSGEAARVFSVAFVNPAVYTQVGLDRREAVAQVRASGHRREVMQSGARRLTDFLDEIGVLRGVGRRLWRSSGLLA; via the coding sequence ATGACGAGCGCGCCCACCGCAATGACCGAGACGGACACCGACGTGCTGCGGGACGCCCTCGGTCTGCTCAAGGACCGCGAGCAGGTCGCCGAGCGACTGCTCGACTCCTCCGCCAAGCACTCCTTCGACCCCGACACCGAACTCGACTGGGACGCGCCCCTCGAAGAAGGCAAGTGGTTCTGGCCGCCGGAGCTGGTCTCGCTCTACGACACCCCGCTGTGGCGGAAGATGTCCCTGGAGCAGCAGCAGGACCTGTCGCGGCACGAGGCCGCCTCGCTCGCCTCGCTGGGCATCTGGTTCGAGATCATCCTGATGCAGCTGCTCGTACGGCACATCTACGACAAGCCGGTGACCAGCGCGCACGTCCGCTACGCGCTCACCGAGATCGCCGATGAGTGCCGGCACTCCAAGATGTTCGCGCGCATGATCCAGAAGGGCGGCGCGCCGGCGTACCCGGTCTCCCGCCTCAACCACAACCTCGCCCGCATCCTCAAGACGGTCTCCACCACCCCGGGGTCGTTCGCCTGCACCCTGCTCGGCGAGGAGATCCTGGACTGGATGCAGCGGCTGACCTTCCCGGACGAGCGGGTGCAGACCATCGTGCGCGGAGTGACCCGTATCCATGTCGTCGAAGAGGCCCGGCATGTGCGCTACGCCCGCGAGGAGCTGCGCCGCCAGATGGTCACCGCGCCGCGCTGGGAGCGGGAGTTGACCCGGATCAGCTCCGGCGAGGCGGCCCGGGTCTTCTCCGTCGCCTTCGTCAATCCCGCGGTCTACACACAGGTGGGCCTGGATCGGCGCGAGGCCGTCGCCCAGGTCAGGGCCAGTGGCCACCGCCGCGAGGTGATGCAGTCCGGTGCCCGGCGGCTGACCGACTTCCTGGACGAGATCGGCGTACTGCGGGGTGTGGGCCGCAGGTTGTGGCGGAGCTCGGGCCTGCTGGCCTGA